One stretch of Fibrobacter sp. UBA4297 DNA includes these proteins:
- the rpoB gene encoding DNA-directed RNA polymerase subunit beta, which translates to MTTERKSYSSNKFHLELPYLIEVQKASYEQFLQKDIPQEKRMNVGLERVFRDIFPITDDKDLYSLKYEGYYFGIPKYSIPECRERGLTYSMELFATLSLQVFEKDGEESKLKEEIKNDVLVCELPIMTENGTFIINGAERVVVSQLHRSPGVSFDEEMQPNGRSDYKSRIIPHRGAWVEFNTEGDILYLIIDRKKKIAATAMLRCIGFETTQDILNLFYKKTDEIVLDDAAFNDFDKEGVCTLINRIIFNDVVDEETGEIILEANTVIDDKKLERLRESSVEKITVLSKEEDNLLIHYTLAADKTKSREDALKAVYSVTHQQQEEAPNLQTAERYFDELFLNDPHKYDLGEVGRYRLNAKVYTAAILAKVKEVAERFDRVNEFKMPSVTQMTMSKTDFLAIIEYMVGLFNGDEGYTLDDIDHLGNRRTRSVGELLAGQISVGLSRMSRVIRENLSLHSEEEQTTPRELVNTRMVSTVVQAFFGQSQLSQFMDQMNPLSELTHKRRLSALGPGGLTRERAGFEVRDVHYTHYGRLCPIETPEGPNIGLINSLASYAVVNHFGFIETPYRIVGLVEFKDAQGNKCYFPEEKWHFGIFKGFVHDPHLFVELELTQKEIDTVRLNLDNRQRELFEGFVNKVFQLKDADGNVSYSKNGFALDDFDGTPDYVQVGDVVEQIVSDYISYLTADEEDSFKVAPASTELDENNRFKGDMDGYVIVRDKSEYPHLMKQDSIAIGDTETERIDLMDVAPMQIVSVAAGLIPFLEHDDANRALMGSNMQRQAVPLLRAEAPVVGTGLERRAALDSGTVVRAKHDGKVTFVDARNITVQRGKMVNGVFEPLTGLGENYEFLGKDPIDEYTLRKFERSNQDSCINQKPIVNVGDFVKVGDVLADGVSTDHGELALGKNILIGFLPWNGYNYEDAVIISEELAIKDTFTSIHIEEYEMEVRDTKRGPEELTREIPNVGEDALRNLDENGVIRVGAEVGPDDILVGKVTPKGETELTPEERLLRAIFGEKAGDVRDSSLKAPPGMKGVVLETRIFSKKDKADKKSKEKDQETIEEIRQNFQSQIDRIKDACREHLFDLLAGKSAGKVMDNETHELLIREGQTYNEQNLRFIDVTKVSPMSTFVVDDDDLQDKVLSLVLVARDNLDTLTRTMEKEIDKVTKGDELKPGVLKSVKVYIAKKRCLSIGDKMAGRHGNKGVVSRIVPVEDMPFTEDGRPLQILLNPLGVPSRMNIGQVLEVHLGWAAKTLGFKVSTPVFDGAKFEDICKELEKAYQKNPIVNYEMDPDNNKIIGKAKLYDGKTGEALLNPVTIGYMYYLKLGHLVDDKIHARSIGSYALVTQQPLGGKSQFGGQRFGEMEVWAMEAYGAAYTLQELLTVKSDDVQGRSKVYDAIVKGQNTPKPGIPESFNVMIREVHSLGLDIETTGDK; encoded by the coding sequence ATGACGACGGAGCGAAAGTCTTATTCCTCCAACAAGTTCCACCTGGAACTCCCGTACCTGATCGAAGTCCAGAAGGCTTCGTACGAGCAATTCCTTCAAAAGGACATTCCGCAAGAAAAAAGGATGAACGTCGGGCTTGAACGCGTGTTCCGCGATATCTTCCCGATCACCGATGACAAGGATCTGTATTCCTTGAAGTATGAAGGATATTATTTCGGCATCCCGAAATACAGCATCCCCGAATGCCGTGAGCGCGGTCTCACGTATTCCATGGAACTTTTTGCAACTCTCTCCCTCCAGGTGTTCGAAAAGGACGGAGAAGAAAGCAAGCTCAAGGAAGAAATCAAGAACGATGTCTTGGTTTGCGAACTTCCTATCATGACCGAGAACGGAACGTTTATCATTAACGGCGCCGAACGCGTCGTCGTTTCGCAGTTGCACCGTTCTCCTGGTGTGAGCTTTGACGAAGAAATGCAACCCAACGGCCGCTCCGACTACAAGAGCCGTATTATTCCGCACCGCGGCGCATGGGTTGAATTCAACACCGAAGGCGACATCCTTTACCTCATCATCGACCGCAAGAAGAAGATTGCCGCTACCGCCATGCTTCGCTGCATCGGCTTCGAAACGACTCAGGATATCCTGAACCTCTTCTACAAGAAGACCGACGAAATCGTTCTCGACGATGCCGCATTCAATGACTTTGACAAGGAAGGTGTCTGCACCCTCATCAACCGCATCATCTTTAACGATGTCGTTGACGAAGAAACGGGTGAAATCATCCTCGAAGCTAACACTGTCATCGACGACAAGAAGCTCGAACGCCTCCGTGAAAGCAGTGTCGAAAAGATCACCGTGCTTTCCAAGGAAGAAGACAACCTCCTCATCCACTACACGCTCGCTGCCGATAAGACGAAGTCCCGCGAAGACGCCCTCAAGGCTGTCTACTCCGTGACCCACCAGCAGCAGGAAGAAGCTCCGAACCTCCAGACCGCCGAACGCTACTTTGACGAACTCTTCCTCAACGACCCGCACAAGTACGATCTTGGCGAAGTCGGTCGTTACCGCTTGAACGCAAAGGTTTACACCGCTGCCATTCTTGCCAAGGTTAAGGAAGTTGCTGAACGCTTCGACCGCGTCAACGAATTCAAGATGCCGTCTGTGACCCAGATGACGATGAGCAAGACTGACTTCCTCGCTATCATCGAATACATGGTCGGCCTCTTCAACGGCGACGAAGGCTACACTCTTGACGATATCGACCACTTGGGCAACCGTCGTACACGTTCCGTGGGCGAACTCCTTGCCGGTCAGATTTCCGTCGGCCTCTCCCGTATGTCTCGCGTCATCCGCGAAAACCTTTCTCTCCATTCCGAAGAAGAACAGACGACTCCGCGCGAACTCGTGAATACTCGCATGGTCTCTACTGTCGTCCAGGCATTCTTTGGCCAGAGCCAGTTGTCCCAGTTCATGGACCAGATGAACCCGCTTTCTGAACTTACTCACAAGCGTCGTCTCTCCGCTCTCGGTCCTGGTGGTCTTACCCGTGAACGTGCAGGCTTCGAAGTCCGTGACGTTCACTACACGCACTATGGCCGTCTCTGCCCGATTGAAACTCCGGAAGGTCCGAACATCGGTCTTATCAACTCCCTCGCCTCTTACGCCGTGGTGAACCACTTCGGCTTCATCGAAACCCCGTACCGTATTGTGGGTCTCGTTGAATTCAAGGACGCTCAGGGCAACAAGTGCTACTTCCCGGAAGAAAAGTGGCATTTCGGCATCTTCAAGGGTTTCGTTCATGACCCGCACCTCTTCGTGGAACTTGAACTCACCCAGAAGGAAATCGACACAGTCCGCTTGAACCTCGACAACCGCCAGCGCGAATTGTTCGAAGGCTTCGTGAACAAGGTGTTCCAGCTTAAGGATGCCGACGGTAACGTTTCTTACAGCAAGAACGGCTTTGCCCTCGATGATTTCGACGGCACTCCGGACTACGTGCAGGTGGGCGACGTCGTGGAACAGATCGTTTCCGACTACATCAGCTACCTCACTGCAGACGAAGAAGACTCCTTCAAGGTCGCTCCGGCTTCTACCGAACTTGACGAAAACAACCGCTTCAAGGGCGACATGGACGGCTACGTCATCGTCCGCGACAAGAGTGAATACCCGCACTTGATGAAGCAGGATTCCATCGCTATCGGCGACACCGAAACTGAACGTATCGACCTCATGGACGTGGCCCCGATGCAGATTGTGTCTGTCGCAGCAGGCCTCATCCCGTTCCTTGAACACGATGACGCTAACCGTGCATTGATGGGTTCTAATATGCAGCGCCAGGCTGTGCCTCTGCTCCGCGCCGAAGCTCCGGTCGTGGGTACTGGCCTCGAACGCCGTGCCGCTCTTGACTCGGGTACGGTTGTCCGTGCAAAGCACGATGGTAAGGTCACGTTTGTTGACGCTCGCAACATCACTGTGCAGCGCGGCAAGATGGTGAACGGCGTATTTGAACCGCTCACTGGCCTTGGCGAAAACTATGAATTCCTCGGCAAGGATCCGATTGACGAATACACGCTCCGCAAGTTTGAACGTTCAAACCAGGATTCCTGCATCAACCAGAAGCCGATCGTGAACGTTGGTGACTTTGTGAAGGTCGGCGACGTGTTGGCTGACGGTGTTTCTACTGACCACGGCGAACTCGCTCTCGGTAAGAACATCCTCATCGGCTTCCTCCCGTGGAATGGTTATAACTACGAAGACGCTGTCATTATCTCCGAAGAACTTGCCATCAAGGACACGTTCACTTCTATCCATATCGAAGAATACGAAATGGAAGTCCGCGACACCAAGCGCGGTCCGGAAGAATTGACTCGTGAAATTCCGAACGTCGGTGAAGACGCTCTCCGTAACCTCGACGAAAACGGCGTGATCCGCGTCGGTGCTGAAGTCGGTCCGGACGATATCCTCGTCGGTAAGGTTACCCCGAAGGGCGAAACCGAACTCACTCCGGAAGAACGTTTGCTCCGTGCCATCTTCGGCGAAAAGGCCGGCGATGTGCGTGACTCTTCCCTCAAGGCTCCTCCGGGAATGAAGGGCGTCGTGCTCGAAACCCGTATCTTCAGCAAGAAGGACAAGGCCGACAAGAAGAGCAAGGAAAAGGATCAGGAAACGATCGAAGAAATTCGTCAGAATTTCCAGAGCCAGATCGACCGCATCAAGGATGCATGCCGTGAACACTTGTTCGACCTCCTCGCAGGCAAGTCTGCTGGCAAGGTCATGGACAACGAAACTCACGAACTTTTGATCCGCGAAGGTCAGACTTATAACGAACAGAACCTCAGATTCATCGACGTGACGAAGGTCTCTCCGATGTCCACATTCGTTGTGGATGACGACGACCTCCAGGACAAGGTGCTCTCTCTCGTTCTCGTCGCTCGCGACAACCTCGATACCCTTACCCGCACGATGGAAAAGGAAATCGACAAGGTCACGAAGGGTGACGAACTCAAGCCGGGCGTCTTGAAGAGCGTCAAGGTCTACATCGCCAAGAAGCGCTGCCTCTCCATCGGTGACAAGATGGCAGGTCGCCACGGTAACAAGGGTGTCGTCTCGAGAATCGTTCCGGTTGAAGACATGCCGTTCACTGAAGACGGTCGTCCGCTTCAGATTCTTCTGAACCCGCTGGGCGTGCCTTCTCGTATGAATATCGGTCAGGTGCTTGAAGTTCACTTGGGCTGGGCTGCAAAGACTCTCGGCTTCAAGGTCTCTACTCCTGTGTTCGACGGTGCTAAGTTCGAAGATATCTGCAAGGAACTCGAAAAGGCTTACCAGAAGAACCCGATCGTGAACTACGAAATGGATCCGGATAACAACAAGATTATCGGTAAGGCAAAGCTTTACGACGGCAAGACCGGTGAAGCCCTCCTGAACCCGGTGACCATCGGTTACATGTACTACCTCAAGCTCGGTCACTTGGTCGACGACAAGATCCACGCACGTTCTATCGGTAGCTACGCTCTCGTGACGCAGCAGCCGCTTGGCGGTAAGAGCCAGTTCGGTGGTCAGCGCTTCGGTGAAATGGAAGTGTGGGCTATGGAAGCTTACGGCGCCGCTTATACGTTGCAGGAACTCCTCACCGTCAAGTCTGACGATGTGCAGGGCCGTTCCAAGGTCTATGATGCCATTGTCAAGGGTCAGAATACTCCGAAGCCGGGTATCCCTGAATCCTTCAATGTTATGATTCGCGAAGTTCATTCTTTGGGTCTTGATATCGAGACCACTGGAGACAAGTAA